The window tgtccaataatatttgtaaatatttaacaacctgcacattatgttctgcaacataaacatcgtgatcaaatggtagaataattacttttataaatcataggactctatgttctgcaatataactaataagcagaacaataatcttaatacttgttaaagttgaaaaatattaatgattaattgacaattatgtgcaagacaacttataaatgatagattatatcaaaatttggataatcaaagatattatataggatcaaactaaaaaattatgatttgtactccaatactccaatgtttttatgtactccatagaacttaactctatatatatatatatatatatatatatatatatatatataatctaatggTCCCGctaggggcacccatacatcagttgtaacttacagttttccgttgcatatgaggttgcataacCGTATATACAActaccgtatttttggaaaatattttcaaaaaaaatagtatttttgaaaatatttcagagaaggtagtacttttgaaaataaaattggagaagatagtatttttgaaaataagattgaaaaaatagtatacaagataattctcTTAAAAAGAAAAGCTCTCTTGTGCAGCTTCTAATTCTTGCTTCAAAAATCCAGGACTTCTTTCACAAGAATGAGCGCACTTATATGAGAATGTCCACACACACTATATTATAGACGAATCATAAAAATTTGCACGTAATTTcactaatatttaatttatatcttATAGTATATGTTATCGGTTGTACTTGTAATTGTTTGTACCAAAAATTGAATTCATCTCCTTTTAACATTTTGACTTTAAGAAAACAAGTTGCAGTAACATGAACTTTTACGATTGTCGGCTGTATATTTGCGCGTACAAATAGTTTACTTACATGCACTGTACTATTCACATTTTTTATACTTCTaattagggctgagcaaaaaaccgatttaaaaccgaaaccgaaccgaaaccgggaAAAACCGGAGAAAACCGATCCGAATAtaaccgatccgaaaccgaaaccgaaaaattaaaaaccgaaccgatttaaATGGTTGGGTTCCGGTTATACCTCGCCACCGAACCGAtataaaccgaaccgattattaaaataataattaaataataaatcttatatatataatagataataaaatatatattatggacTACTCCTTTTTACCCTgcatttcttaaaatttattagcATGCAGCATTCCTTCTTTCAGTAAATAAGCAGAGAATAAAAGTGAAACTGTTACATTGATTCCAAGTTTGAAATTTACTTTACATATGAAATGCATGAAAGCTTTGTGGTTGAAACTTGAACTACTGCTGTTACTGGCTTACTGCCGCTGGTTACTGCTGTTCCAAATTACAGTATACTTAAATCTTATGCTTCATTTCTGTGAAGTTCTGAATaggttaaataattattttttctgaattacgCGCTTAAAGTTGTCttcgtattatttttcaatacatAGTTGtcggttttataaccgaaaccgagccgattataaccgaaccggactttttaaaccgaaaccgaaaccgaatccgaaccggcggttgcggttttcgattttaaaaaccgaggatatatggttgcggttccggttttagccggaaaccgagccgaaccggcccatgctCTCCCCTACTTCTAATGTTCGAAATAGATATATATTCCCTCGAATTATACTCATGGAAACGAATTAAGAAACCCAATACCAATGATGAATAGATGAGATTTTTGTGGGTTATTTTAATCGATTCTTTCTTAAGGTATAAAATGTTCCAGAGTAGGTAGAATTTGAGTTCTTGTGGGAGAACCCAAAGATGCCCTCAGATTAAATATAAACACGTTTAACAATAATTTTTCAAAGAGacaaaaaataaagaataataaATTCATCGTTGTCAGAAAAGACAAGAGAATGTATAACTGTATTACTGCAGAGAACATCTTGCTTTCATTAATTTAATACAGTTTACTATAATTGCCAACTTAGCTTAATGATGATCATTACTTATCTCTAAGAACATCTTGCCTCTTCCAAATCATTTGGCTGATTTTGTGTTTGGAATCTCAACAAAGACTTTGTTTAAATTTGTCATAAAATAGTTTTGAGTCTTGTTTTGGGTTTTGAATGCATGCACCACATTGTGTGAACTTCTTAACCAATAGCAGATATATATACTCtatttaaataaacaaaatcatGGTTgcccataattaattaattttaaattaatcatcATGGGTTGAATATATTCTAAAATGCTGAGCCTTAACAAGAAAATTTTATCCTCTGAAATCTTCTGTCTTTAGGGGTGAAAGATGTTTCGGTCTAAAAAATTcggtttaaaaataaatatcggatttttttctaatttcatgAGCTCGAATCTCCCTAAtccttaaatatttatttaaattaattaattatctaacTGGTGATGGCTCACTTATATACTAACATGCCATGACATGTTTTGTAATGTTAGTATGAATTTACAGTACTGTATATGATTATGATAGTTTAAGATGGCATTAAACCACCTTTTTAAATACCGTGTGCTACAAACATGATTTCTACTGATGTGGAAACTTGTAGAAAAGATTGAATTACTCGAAAATTCCTGCATTTTATACCACAAATAATGTCCTGAATGTCAATGTAGCCCACCAGTCTTGTCAACCTCGTTACTTTTAGTAAAACCTTTTTTAAGAAGTAAGCAAGCAAGATATATTAAAGAGTTAAtgacactttgtaacccctaagtttgctccaaatcgcagtttagtacctaaactttaaaacgtgccaatatgcaccctaaacttaacattcccgtgcaagttgtaacccttagtcactattccgttcaaatctaccgttaactttaactgtttgagcggtaactgtgtgtatatcagtttctaacagctactttatccattgtgacccctcaaaaattatgtattatattttgaaattatttctgaacacacacaacgatgtaaaaaaaatttaaaataattttaaaaatatgtatctagatttagaatctgaaaatttatatttttaaaattattttaaattttttttacatcgttgtgtctgttcagaaataatttcaaaatataatacataatttttgaggggtcacagtggggaaagtagctgttagaaactgatatacacacagttaccgctcaaacagttaaagttaacggtagatttgaacggaatagtgactaggggttacaacttgcacgagaatgttaagtttagggtgcatattgacacgttttaaagtttaggtactaaactgcgatttggagcaaacttaggggttacaaagtgtcaTTAACTCTATATTAAATGAGAGCTCCTTCTTCACATTCGaagaaaataaatcataaataaagcATTGTAAATTGTAACCAGTTTTTCAACGGCaagtttagaataaaaaattcaataaaatatatacattttctttcacTCCAActtctatattatattaactAAAGATTATTATACGAAATGATATCCCTTTAATTCTCTTTTATGACCGCTGTGTAAAATTTCTGTAATCGATGATATCTCGTGAATTATATCGTGAAGAATTTTGTAATCGGTTCTATGTTGTTATAagctactccctccattccatttaattcttctATACGTTTACTACTTGGCACGCAATTTAatacttctataaaatatgtttCCATAACTTatctttaagattttctttttctgaataaaaagttaatagttaaacttttattcagcaaaaaaatttaaaaaataagttatagaactataattTGGAGAAGCATTAAAATGCTTGTCCCTCCCCCTACGTGTACAACTCAGggggcggagggagtactaataaTGGCACAGTATGTTAAATAATGACGGTAAATTGATGATGTTGGTTATATCTTGATTAAGCCGTGTCTAGTCCTATCACAaaatctctcaaaaaaaaaaaaaaaaagaagggttaaaaaacaaagaaatgaTTTAAGTTATGGAACCAAACCACAGTCTGGACTCTGGAAGGAGGCTTTGGAAAGGTGACCTTTCTCCCTTTCAGCTCTCCTATTAATTTGATTCCCTACCAGCCTGCCATTTCATTTTCTAAAACTCTCCTTATcatacatctctctctctctctcactttcTTAGCTACACAGAAGCCTCCCCTTCTCCTGTTGCTGACATTTCAGTTCCTATAGCTAATATTCTCTACACACAACTTTTCTAtctcttctcttcttttctctttttctatTCTTTTGCCAGCATTACAGACTTTTGCACCTTCACATGGGGAGGCACTCTTGTTGCTACAAGCAAAAGCTTAGAAAAGGCCTCTGGTCTCCTGAAGAAGATGAGAAACTTGTCAAGCATATCTCAAAGTATGGGCATGGCTGCTGGAGCTCTGTCCCTAAATTAGCTggtacttaatcatttaatcatTACCCTCTTGTCTTATAAATTATTCTGCAATCTTTTGTCAAATGCTCAGCTCTTTCTTAATTTTTCCGATATCTGGCAGGACTTCAGAGATGTGGGAAGAGCTGCAGATTGAGGTGGATCAATTACCTCAGGCCTGATCTTAAAAGAGGGACATTTTCGCAACAAGAGGAGAATCTGATCATTGAGTTACATGCAGTTCTTGGCAACAAGTAATCATATATCAACCAAGAACTATGTACATGTGTGAAAATTTAGTCTAGTgattaatgaaattaaattttgattgcaGATGGTCACAGATTGCAGCTCAATTGCCCGGGAGAACAGATAACGAAATCAAGAACTTGTGGAACTCGTCGATCAAGAAGAAACTGAGGCAGAGAGGCATTGATCCCAACACTCACAAGCCACTGTCCGAAATTGAGAACGAAGAAAAGGCTTCTGCCAGCAATACTAAAACCATGGACAAGGCCTCAGAAGAGTCTTATGAACTGAACTTTGTAGAAGCCGAGAATTCGAACCAAGAAATGTCAATGGAGAAGCCAAAACCTCCTCAAATGAATGCATCAAAGCAGATATACTCACAGCTCATTGACAACTCATTTAACAGGATTTCAACCCCACCATCCACACATGAGTTTTTCTTGAACAGGTTTATTGCTAACCATGAAGCTTCCACCTCAAAGCCTAATTCCGATTTATCCACCCTTTTTTCATTTCAGCAGTTACAAAATTataagcagaattctgatataGGCCTGTCGGTGGATTCTTCTActagtaattttttcttcaatcAGGCTTCCAAGTCTTCTGAAATGATCTCAGACTTCAATTCCATGACACCCTCCATTCATTTATCGTCGATTTCTAACTCTTACAAACTTCCCACTTCTCTCCCCCTTGATGATGACATGAACCATGACTCGACAATGAGGCCATTCCATAGTCTCCGCGGAGTTCAGAATTGGGATGCAAATACACTAGCTAACAGTGGAGGTAGCAACAATGAGAGCAGCACTGCTAATACCAATACAGTCTCCTATTTCGATCACAACAACAATGGTTTCGGTTGGAATGGTGCAATAGGAAAAATGGAGAAAGACCATCATCAAAATCATCGCGTTAATTCCTTGGAAGGAGTCGAAAATGATGAAATGAAATGGAATGATTATCTGCAAACTCCATTTTTATTAAGTACATCTATGCAAAACCATACTTCTCAGGACATGTACAATGAAACCAAGCCAGAAACACAATTCTTGTCACCTCCCtggcatcatcatcatcaaaaccAGCAACAAGAGACCTCGACGCCAGACGTATATTCCAAGAATTTCCAGAGACTTTCTGCCACCTTTGGACACTTTTCTTAGAGCTTGTAATTCATATCAGGGAATGGAATGCTTCAAATTCACCAGGTGCATGTGTGTGTCATATTTTCTCTTCTGTCATTCTGTATATAGGCCTATTACAGAATTTATCAGCTtatcaatatataattagttgCTCCACACAATATTTTTTCCAAGCTGATCATTTTTatggtgtatatatatgtgattgTGGGTAATTTTTCAGAATAAGTATtctggtttttaatttttattcattaaaactGTGTTTTGTTGAGTTGTTTTAGAGCCACAAGTGTTGTAATTACTGATGAATGGTAATCAGTCAAAAAGGTGTTGTACTTTTGGTATTCTTTTTTCACATTGGGTTTcagcttttataatatttttctttttagtaGAGATAGTGACAATCTGTAGAGATAGTATATGCAGAAATATTCAAATGCAAGTCTTTCTGTGTTCTtgaaattttttcatatttctttATAGCCTTACCTATCTCTTTCAGCAATGGACCTCTCCACATTATAAGCAGATATGAAAAGCACATAATTTCAAATACAATATTCATGGAaccatatttttcttaaatgggGGTCTATCAGTGTCTGCTACAGATAGAAATACTTTTCACTTTCTCATTATTTCTGTTACCTAGTTTCCCTTCATCTCAAGCTTCAATGGTTAAAATATTGAATCATGATATGATCCGACTACTGTGTTATATACATGACTGCTTATATTCTAGCTTTCTGCCTCTCCAGAAGGCTTTGTTTTATTGGAATTGTTTTGGCTACTTATATTCTAGCTTTCTGCCCTCTCACAaccgatgtgggacaactcTTAACAAGAGAAAGGTAAAATTGAAATACCCCACATTAAGAAAAAGTAAAAGAATGGCAgtttacaattatttatcaaattagtGGAAGAAGAAAGGATTTAAGACTAAATGGCAAGCTaaatattgaaaacaaaatgaCAGATGAAGTGAATGAGAAGGCACAAATTTGCTGTATAAGTGATCTGGACACTGCAAGGGATAGTCCTTTATGGGCCTTGAAAACTACTACTACTTCAGGGATGAACAGAGAAAATGGGGTCCTCTGTGATAAAGATATTTTGATAGTGATACTTTAATCATAAAGGAAAAGGAAATTTTGATGGTTTCTTGATACATAAGAGATGGTCCTCATGGGAAAATTCTGCAGAGTAAATCTTCCTCTTTAGGTGAGTTTATCACCCAGAAGCAATTTATACAACTATCAATTTTCTTATTCATTTTTGCTTCTGTTTCGAAATTCCTTGTGAATATCAAATTTTACTACAAAAACCATCTTATTTACTTACAGCCTCCTAGTAATCTCTGGCCTATTTAGCTTATAAGTACTTGGTACTGAAACATTGATGCAAGAAGCTCTCTCTCCTAAAACCGATATTTGTAGGATGGTTTACCAGtatcatattgtattctaacaaGACGGAACCAACACAACCCGGAAACGAAATTTCCAGTGATGAGTCCTAAAGGCTTCAGAAGAGGTTAAAACATGACAAAAGTTTGTTTCCAATAAACAGTATATGATCAACTATGATTATCCATAGTGACTAATTTATAAGTATGATGACAagaataataactaaattatatatatgctaaTCTTATCCTTGTACGAAGAGCTGAAAGAATGAACAGATACATGCATAGCTCAATAGGCATCTGACAGATCGATAACGTCCTTTCACAATTATCATCATCTTCAAACATAAAAGCTTGCCAAACCACTGTGGATTCATGTTTTGACTCATGGTCCCTCGACATATTAGAGTACTTTTCTTCCTCTTATAATAAGCATCAATACGAACACTCTTTATGGTTTCCGACAAATTTTTACGTGAATTGAAAACAAACCAAATCTCATCATGAAAATTAAGAACGCAAATCATGTATGTACCTCAACATACATAGCTCAGCTAGACATGCAGTGACTGAATCAGTTCGGACCTATTCAAATCTGAACCCAAAACATCATTTAACTTCCTTTATCTTaaatataaagtataaattattattaatgagaGGAGAGtcaataaaaaatcattaccCAATTCAAAATGATTATCATTAGGTATTTacgaatatatattaaaaaaattagtatatcGATTGATAATCATATTTTCATTCATTTCATTTTCTGATTCCGACACCGATCGAAGACGGCACTGTGGACAGATATATGTGAGTATACCAAGAAGCTTGTTTGGCTGCCATGAATCCACCACATGAGCGTTTTTATGGGCGTAGGGTACATAGGGGCAGGCACATACGTGTGCTCCCACGTGCAAACTGAAGAGAAAAAAGAGAGTTTTAAAGAAATAATTTCAGAAATGGAATAAGTTTTA of the Daucus carota subsp. sativus chromosome 4, DH1 v3.0, whole genome shotgun sequence genome contains:
- the LOC108216036 gene encoding transcription factor MYB61, whose amino-acid sequence is MGRHSCCYKQKLRKGLWSPEEDEKLVKHISKYGHGCWSSVPKLAGLQRCGKSCRLRWINYLRPDLKRGTFSQQEENLIIELHAVLGNKWSQIAAQLPGRTDNEIKNLWNSSIKKKLRQRGIDPNTHKPLSEIENEEKASASNTKTMDKASEESYELNFVEAENSNQEMSMEKPKPPQMNASKQIYSQLIDNSFNRISTPPSTHEFFLNRFIANHEASTSKPNSDLSTLFSFQQLQNYKQNSDIGLSVDSSTSNFFFNQASKSSEMISDFNSMTPSIHLSSISNSYKLPTSLPLDDDMNHDSTMRPFHSLRGVQNWDANTLANSGGSNNESSTANTNTVSYFDHNNNGFGWNGAIGKMEKDHHQNHRVNSLEGVENDEMKWNDYLQTPFLLSTSMQNHTSQDMYNETKPETQFLSPPWHHHHQNQQQETSTPDVYSKNFQRLSATFGHFS